Proteins encoded within one genomic window of Streptomyces profundus:
- the ffh gene encoding signal recognition particle protein produces the protein MFDTLSDRLAATFKNLRGKGRLSEADIDATAREIRIALLEADVALPVVRAFIKQVKERAQGTEVSKALNPAQQVIKIVNEELVGILGGETRRLRFAKNPPTVVMLAGLQGAGKTTLAGKLGRWLKSQGHTPLLVACDLQRPNAVNQLSVVAERAGVAVFAPEPGNGVGDPVKVAEDSIAFAKDKQYDVVVVDTAGRLGIDEEMMRQAADIRDAVRPDEVLFVVDAMIGQDAVTTAEAFRDGVGFDGVVLSKLDGDARGGAALSVAQVTGRQIMFASNGEKLDEFDAFHPDRMASRILGMGDVLSLIEQAERTFSQQEAEKLAGKLAKGPKEFTLDDFLSQMEQVRKMGSISKLLGMMPGMGQMRDQINNLDEREVDRTAAIIKSMTPGERADPKSINGSRRARIARGSGVDVSAVKGLVERFFEARKMMSKMAQGGGMPGMPGIPGMGGPGGGKRKGKQQPKKAKGRRRSGNPMKRQAEAEAGGRQEDGGTFGIPGAGQDPGDFELPKEFRDILPPK, from the coding sequence GTGTTCGACACACTCTCCGACCGCCTTGCGGCGACGTTCAAGAACCTCAGGGGCAAAGGCCGTCTGAGCGAGGCGGACATCGATGCCACGGCGCGGGAAATCCGTATCGCCCTCCTCGAGGCCGACGTCGCCCTCCCGGTCGTCCGGGCCTTCATCAAGCAGGTCAAGGAGCGCGCCCAGGGGACGGAGGTCTCCAAGGCGCTCAACCCGGCCCAGCAGGTCATCAAGATCGTCAACGAGGAGCTCGTCGGCATCCTGGGCGGCGAGACCCGCCGGCTGCGGTTCGCCAAGAACCCGCCGACCGTGGTGATGCTCGCCGGCCTCCAGGGCGCGGGCAAGACCACCCTCGCCGGCAAGCTGGGCCGCTGGCTCAAGAGCCAGGGCCACACCCCGCTGCTGGTCGCCTGCGACCTGCAACGCCCCAACGCGGTCAACCAGTTGTCCGTGGTCGCCGAGCGCGCCGGGGTGGCCGTCTTCGCGCCGGAGCCGGGCAACGGGGTGGGCGATCCGGTCAAGGTCGCCGAGGACTCCATCGCCTTCGCCAAGGACAAGCAGTACGACGTGGTGGTCGTCGACACCGCGGGCCGGCTGGGCATCGACGAGGAGATGATGCGGCAGGCCGCCGACATCAGGGACGCGGTCCGTCCGGACGAGGTCCTCTTCGTCGTCGACGCGATGATCGGCCAGGACGCCGTCACCACGGCCGAGGCGTTCCGGGACGGCGTCGGCTTCGACGGCGTGGTCCTCTCCAAGCTCGACGGCGACGCCAGGGGCGGTGCGGCGCTCTCCGTCGCGCAGGTCACCGGCCGGCAGATCATGTTCGCCTCCAACGGCGAGAAGCTGGACGAGTTCGACGCCTTCCACCCGGACCGGATGGCGTCCCGCATCCTGGGCATGGGCGATGTCCTCAGCCTGATCGAGCAGGCCGAGCGCACCTTCAGCCAGCAGGAGGCGGAGAAGCTCGCCGGCAAACTCGCCAAGGGGCCCAAGGAGTTCACCCTCGACGACTTCCTGTCCCAGATGGAGCAGGTCCGCAAGATGGGCTCCATCTCCAAGCTGCTCGGCATGATGCCGGGCATGGGGCAGATGCGGGACCAGATCAACAACCTCGACGAGCGCGAGGTGGACCGCACCGCCGCCATCATCAAGTCGATGACCCCGGGCGAGCGCGCCGACCCGAAGAGCATCAACGGCTCGCGCCGGGCCCGCATCGCGCGCGGCTCCGGGGTGGACGTCAGCGCGGTCAAGGGCCTGGTGGAGCGGTTCTTCGAGGCCCGCAAGATGATGTCCAAGATGGCCCAGGGCGGCGGGATGCCAGGGATGCCGGGCATCCCGGGGATGGGCGGCCCCGGCGGTGGCAAGCGCAAGGGCAAGCAGCAGCCGAAGAAGGCCAAGGGCCGGCGCAGGTCGGGCAACCCGATGAAGCGCCAGGCCGAGGCGGAGGCGGGCGGTCGTCAGGAGGACGGCGGCACGTTCGGCATCCCGGGCGCCGGCCAGGACCCGGGTGACTTCGAGCTGCCCAAGGAGTTCCGGGACATCCTGCCGCCGAAGTGA
- the proS gene encoding proline--tRNA ligase gives MAKAPVLTPQAQDFPRWYQEVISKAELADNGPVRGTMVIRPYGYGLWERVQAELDTRIKAAGARNAYFPLLIPQSYLAREAEHVEGFAPELAVVTHGGGKQLEEPAVVRPTSETIINEYFAKWVQSYRDLPLLINQWANVVRWEMRPRVFLRTTEFLWQEGHTAHASYEDARDFASLIHTDVYADVISDVMAIDVVWGRKTPSERFAGAINTLTLEAMMGDGKALQMATSHELGQNFARAFDTRFLGKDGERELVWQTSWGLSTRTIGGMIMSHGDDNGLRVPPRLAATQAVVLAIKEDEAVLAKVREIGAALSAAGVRVEVDDRTDVPFGRRAVDWELKGVPVRIEVGPRDLAGGTAMLVRRIAGGKEPVAVDALPTVVPTVLEEDQELLLRQSRERRESRTWDVSTIEEAVEAATKAGGWARIPWADLGPEGEARLAQDAVTVRCLVAEDGSVPASDDAPGTIAVVGRSY, from the coding sequence ATGGCAAAGGCTCCCGTACTCACCCCCCAGGCGCAGGACTTCCCGCGCTGGTACCAGGAAGTGATCAGCAAGGCCGAGTTGGCCGACAACGGGCCGGTGCGCGGCACCATGGTCATCCGACCGTATGGCTACGGTCTCTGGGAGCGGGTGCAGGCGGAGCTGGACACCCGGATCAAGGCGGCCGGCGCGCGCAACGCCTACTTCCCGTTGCTGATCCCCCAGTCCTACCTGGCCAGGGAAGCCGAGCACGTCGAGGGGTTCGCCCCCGAGCTGGCCGTGGTCACCCACGGTGGCGGCAAGCAGCTGGAGGAGCCCGCCGTGGTGCGGCCCACCTCCGAGACCATCATCAACGAGTACTTCGCGAAGTGGGTGCAGAGCTACCGCGACCTGCCGCTGCTGATCAACCAGTGGGCCAACGTGGTCCGTTGGGAGATGCGCCCGCGGGTCTTCCTGCGCACCACCGAGTTCCTCTGGCAGGAGGGCCACACGGCGCACGCCAGCTACGAGGACGCCAGGGACTTCGCTTCGCTGATCCACACGGACGTCTACGCCGACGTGATCAGCGACGTGATGGCCATCGACGTGGTGTGGGGGCGCAAGACCCCCTCCGAGCGGTTCGCCGGCGCCATCAACACGCTCACCCTGGAAGCGATGATGGGCGACGGCAAGGCCCTCCAGATGGCCACCAGCCACGAGTTGGGCCAGAACTTCGCCCGCGCCTTCGACACCCGCTTCCTCGGGAAGGACGGCGAGCGCGAGCTGGTCTGGCAGACCTCCTGGGGCCTCTCCACCCGCACCATCGGCGGGATGATCATGTCCCACGGCGACGACAACGGGCTGCGGGTGCCGCCCCGGCTCGCCGCCACCCAGGCCGTGGTGCTGGCGATCAAGGAAGACGAGGCCGTGCTGGCCAAGGTCCGCGAGATCGGTGCCGCGCTCTCAGCGGCCGGGGTGCGCGTCGAGGTCGACGACCGCACGGATGTGCCGTTCGGCCGGCGCGCGGTGGACTGGGAGCTGAAGGGCGTCCCGGTGCGGATCGAGGTCGGCCCCCGGGATCTGGCCGGCGGCACCGCGATGCTGGTCCGGCGCATCGCCGGCGGCAAGGAGCCGGTGGCCGTCGACGCGCTGCCCACGGTGGTGCCCACGGTCCTGGAGGAGGACCAGGAACTGCTGCTGCGGCAGTCCAGGGAGCGCCGGGAGAGCAGGACCTGGGACGTCTCGACCATCGAGGAGGCGGTCGAGGCCGCGACCAAGGCCGGCGGCTGGGCCAGGATCCCCTGGGCCGACCTCGGCCCCGAGGGCGAGGCCAGGCTCGCGCAGGACGCGGTCACCGTTCGCTGTCTCGTCGCCGAGGACGGCTCCGTGCCCGCCTCGGACGACGCCCCCGGCACCATCGCCGTGGTGGGCCGCTCCTACTGA
- the rimM gene encoding ribosome maturation factor RimM (Essential for efficient processing of 16S rRNA): MQLVVARVGRAHGIKGEVTVEVRTDEPELRLAPGQVLATEPPETGPLTIESGRVHSGRLLLRFVGVTGRDGAEALRNTLLVAEVDPEQLPDDPEEFYDHQLVGLQVVTTGGEPVGEVTEIAHPPAQDLLVVTRPDGGEVFVPFVEAIVPTVDIRGRRVVVDPPPGLLDAGAGGASDEAGA; encoded by the coding sequence GTGCAGCTGGTCGTCGCGCGGGTCGGCCGGGCCCATGGCATCAAGGGCGAGGTCACCGTCGAGGTCCGCACGGACGAGCCCGAACTGCGGCTGGCCCCCGGCCAGGTGCTGGCCACGGAGCCGCCGGAGACGGGCCCGCTGACCATCGAGAGCGGGCGGGTGCACAGCGGTCGGCTGCTGCTGCGCTTCGTCGGCGTCACCGGGCGTGACGGGGCCGAGGCGCTGCGGAACACGCTGCTGGTCGCCGAGGTCGACCCGGAGCAACTCCCGGACGACCCCGAGGAGTTCTACGACCATCAGCTGGTCGGGCTCCAGGTGGTCACCACCGGGGGCGAGCCGGTCGGCGAGGTCACGGAGATCGCCCATCCGCCCGCCCAGGACCTGCTGGTGGTGACCAGGCCGGACGGCGGCGAGGTGTTCGTGCCGTTTGTCGAGGCCATCGTGCCGACCGTCGACATCAGGGGCCGCCGCGTGGTCGTCGACCCCCCGCCTGGGCTGCTCGACGCCGGCGCCGGGGGCGCCTCGGACGAGGCCGGCGCATGA
- the trmD gene encoding tRNA (guanosine(37)-N1)-methyltransferase TrmD has translation MRLDVITIFPEYLEPLNVSLVGKARARGQLDVRVHDLRSWTHDRHHTVDDTPYGGGPGMVMKPEPWGEALDAVLASGEGRPVVIVPTPSGRPFTQELAVALAAEPWLVFTPARYEGIDRRVIDEYAQRLDVREVSIGDYVLAGGEAPVLVMVEAVARLLPGVLGNAASHRDDSFAPGAMAELLEGPVFTKPPEWRGRIVPEVLSSGHHGRIARWRRDEALRRTSANRPDLIAGCAVEAFDRQDRETLTELGWEPGPDGRFWRVSSAVEE, from the coding sequence ATGAGGCTGGACGTCATCACGATCTTCCCCGAGTACCTGGAGCCGCTGAACGTCTCCCTGGTCGGCAAGGCACGCGCCCGGGGGCAGCTCGACGTCCGCGTGCACGACCTCCGCTCCTGGACCCACGACCGCCACCACACCGTCGACGACACCCCCTATGGCGGTGGCCCGGGGATGGTGATGAAGCCCGAGCCCTGGGGCGAGGCGCTGGACGCGGTGCTCGCCTCGGGCGAGGGGCGGCCGGTGGTCATCGTCCCGACGCCCAGCGGCCGGCCGTTCACCCAGGAGCTGGCGGTCGCGCTGGCCGCGGAGCCCTGGCTGGTGTTCACGCCCGCCCGCTACGAGGGCATCGACCGCCGGGTCATCGACGAGTACGCGCAGCGGCTGGACGTGCGGGAGGTCTCCATCGGGGACTACGTGCTGGCGGGCGGCGAGGCGCCGGTGCTGGTGATGGTCGAGGCCGTGGCCCGGCTGCTCCCCGGGGTGCTGGGCAACGCCGCCTCGCATCGGGACGACTCCTTCGCGCCCGGCGCGATGGCTGAGCTGCTGGAGGGGCCGGTCTTCACCAAGCCGCCCGAGTGGCGCGGGCGGATCGTCCCCGAGGTGCTCAGCAGCGGCCACCACGGCCGGATCGCCCGCTGGCGCAGGGACGAGGCGCTCCGCCGCACCAGCGCCAACAGGCCGGATCTGATCGCCGGTTGCGCCGTTGAGGCGTTCGACCGGCAGGATCGGGAGACGCTGACCGAGCTGGGCTGGGAGCCGGGCCCCGATGGCCGATTTTGGCGTGTGTCCTCCGCCGTGGAAGAATAG
- a CDS encoding ammonium transporter translates to MEAADIAFVVICAAMVMLMTPGLAFFYGGMIRVKSALNMLMMCFIATGISSVLWVLYGFSITFGDSVNGEGNGIIGNFDYLGFSGMLNVEGADSLLTFAVFQLMFAVLTPALISGALADRVKFSAWAVFIALWVTVVYFPVAHWVWGENGWIGDLEIDGASVIDFAGGTAVHINAGIAALAAVLVIGKRIGFKKDPMRPHNLPMVLLGAALLWFGWFGFNAGSELAANGTAALMALNTMVATGTAVLGWLAYERVRHGAYTTLGAASGAIAGLVAITPSGANVDPIGAILIGLVSGVVCAWGVSLKYKLGYDDSLDVVGVHLFGGIVGTLLVGFLAVDETGGYDGGFAQFAVQAIAAIAVMAYSFVVTWILAKIIDSTMGFRASEEEETAGLDLAYHAETGYDFSQAGSGSVPSSTVPSTADTAAGDKKVDA, encoded by the coding sequence TTGGAAGCAGCAGATATCGCTTTTGTAGTGATCTGTGCCGCCATGGTCATGCTGATGACCCCTGGCCTCGCCTTTTTCTACGGTGGCATGATCCGTGTCAAGAGCGCACTCAACATGCTCATGATGTGCTTCATCGCCACCGGCATCTCCAGCGTGCTGTGGGTGCTCTACGGCTTCAGCATCACCTTCGGTGACAGCGTCAACGGCGAGGGCAACGGCATCATCGGCAACTTCGACTACCTCGGCTTCAGCGGCATGCTGAACGTCGAGGGCGCCGACTCGCTCCTCACCTTCGCCGTGTTCCAGCTGATGTTCGCCGTGCTCACCCCGGCCCTGATCAGCGGCGCCCTGGCGGACCGGGTGAAGTTCAGCGCCTGGGCCGTGTTCATCGCCCTCTGGGTCACCGTCGTCTACTTCCCGGTCGCCCACTGGGTCTGGGGCGAGAACGGCTGGATCGGCGATCTGGAGATCGACGGCGCCAGCGTGATCGACTTCGCCGGCGGCACCGCGGTCCACATCAACGCGGGCATCGCCGCGCTCGCCGCCGTCCTGGTGATCGGCAAGCGCATCGGCTTCAAGAAGGACCCGATGCGTCCGCACAACCTGCCGATGGTGCTGCTGGGCGCCGCCCTCCTGTGGTTCGGCTGGTTCGGCTTCAACGCCGGCTCCGAGCTGGCCGCCAACGGCACCGCCGCGCTGATGGCCCTCAACACCATGGTCGCCACCGGCACCGCCGTCCTCGGCTGGCTCGCCTACGAGCGCGTCCGCCACGGCGCCTACACCACCCTCGGCGCGGCCTCGGGCGCCATCGCCGGCCTCGTCGCGATCACCCCGTCCGGCGCCAACGTCGACCCGATCGGGGCCATCCTCATCGGCCTGGTCTCCGGTGTGGTCTGCGCCTGGGGCGTCAGCCTGAAGTACAAGCTGGGCTACGACGACTCCCTCGACGTGGTCGGCGTCCACCTCTTCGGCGGCATCGTGGGCACCCTGCTGGTCGGCTTCCTCGCCGTCGACGAGACCGGTGGCTACGACGGCGGCTTCGCCCAGTTCGCGGTCCAGGCCATCGCGGCCATCGCGGTCATGGCGTACTCCTTCGTCGTCACCTGGATCCTGGCCAAGATCATCGACTCCACGATGGGCTTCCGCGCCTCCGAGGAGGAGGAGACCGCCGGCCTCGACCTGGCCTACCACGCGGAGACCGGGTACGACTTCAGCCAGGCCGGCTCCGGTTCGGTGCCGAGCAGCACGGTTCCCTCGACCGCCGACACGGCGGCCGGTGACAAGAAGGTGGACGCATGA
- the rplS gene encoding 50S ribosomal protein L19, producing MNLLDSIDSASLREDVPNFRPGDTVNVHVRVIEGNRSRVQQFKGVVIRRQGSGVRETFTVRKISFGVGVERTFPVHTPVAEKIEVVTRGDVRRAKLYYLRNLRGKAAKIKEKREN from the coding sequence ATGAACCTCCTGGACAGCATCGACAGCGCATCGCTGCGCGAGGACGTGCCGAACTTCCGGCCGGGGGACACCGTCAACGTCCACGTCCGCGTCATCGAGGGAAACCGCTCCCGGGTGCAGCAGTTCAAGGGCGTGGTCATCCGCCGCCAGGGTTCCGGCGTCAGGGAGACCTTCACGGTCCGCAAGATCAGCTTTGGCGTGGGCGTCGAGCGCACCTTCCCGGTGCACACCCCGGTCGCCGAGAAGATCGAGGTCGTGACCCGCGGTGACGTCCGCCGCGCCAAGCTCTACTACCTGCGCAACCTGCGGGGCAAGGCCGCGAAGATCAAGGAGAAGCGGGAGAACTGA
- a CDS encoding P-II family nitrogen regulator — protein MKLIVAVIKPHRLDEVKEALQAFGVHGLTVTEASGYGRQRGHTEVYRGAEYTVDLVPKIRIEILVEDDDADQLLDVVVKAARTGKIGDGKVWSLPVETAIRVRTGERGPDAL, from the coding sequence ATGAAGCTCATCGTCGCGGTGATCAAGCCGCACCGGCTCGACGAGGTCAAGGAGGCCCTACAGGCGTTCGGGGTGCACGGCCTCACGGTCACCGAGGCCAGCGGCTACGGCCGCCAGCGCGGCCACACCGAGGTCTACCGGGGCGCGGAGTACACCGTCGACCTGGTGCCCAAGATCCGGATCGAGATCCTGGTCGAGGACGACGACGCGGACCAGCTGCTGGATGTCGTGGTGAAGGCGGCGCGGACCGGCAAGATCGGCGACGGAAAGGTCTGGAGCCTGCCCGTCGAGACCGCGATCCGCGTCCGCACCGGTGAACGCGGCCCCGACGCCCTCTAG
- the rpsP gene encoding 30S ribosomal protein S16, producing the protein MAVKIKLKRLGKIRSPHYRIIVADSRTRRDGRAIEEIGLYHPVQNPSRIEVDTDRVQHWLSVGAQPTEPVLAILKVTGDWQKFKGLPAPPPMKVAAPKADRRATFEAAAKESGGAPKGEAITPKAKKADKKAASEAQAPAESSEG; encoded by the coding sequence GTGGCAGTCAAGATCAAGTTGAAGCGACTGGGCAAGATCCGTTCGCCTCACTACCGCATCATCGTCGCCGACTCCCGCACCCGCCGTGACGGCCGGGCCATCGAGGAGATCGGCCTGTACCACCCGGTGCAGAACCCCTCGCGCATCGAGGTGGACACGGACCGCGTGCAGCACTGGCTGAGCGTCGGCGCCCAGCCCACCGAGCCCGTGCTGGCCATCCTCAAGGTCACCGGCGACTGGCAGAAGTTCAAGGGTCTGCCGGCCCCGCCGCCCATGAAGGTCGCCGCCCCCAAGGCCGACCGCCGCGCCACCTTCGAGGCCGCTGCCAAGGAGTCCGGTGGCGCGCCCAAGGGCGAGGCCATCACTCCGAAGGCGAAGAAGGCCGACAAGAAGGCCGCCTCCGAGGCGCAGGCCCCGGCCGAGTCGTCCGAGGGCTGA
- a CDS encoding [protein-PII] uridylyltransferase: MTALTPTTGEEEGRESGYASARLRLLTQEARSGPPRRERLARLTDEWLAGLVRAAPRPTRLALVAVGGYGRGELSPRSDLDLLLLHDGKAATGEIAAVADRLWYPVWDLGIALDHSVRTLGEARATASDDLKAHLGLLDARHVAGDAALTAELRTELLAQWRAQAPARLPELHELARERTHRHGELPFLLEPDLKEARGGLRDATALRAVAASWVADAPRQGLEAARNTLLDVRDALHLTTGRATDRLALQDQDQVADALGVLDADTLLRQVYEAGRTIAYASDVTWREVSRVLRARGARRGLRGLLGGRAGRAAPAEHRTPLAEGVVEQDGEVGLARAARPDRDPVLPLRAAAAAAEAGLPLAPPAVAALAAQPAALPVPWPAEAREQLITLLGAGPDTVPVWEALEAGGLITRLLPDWERVRCRPQRNPVHRWTVDRHLVETAVRASALTRRVRRPDLLLVAALLHDMGKGWPGDHSVAGETIAKDMAARIGFNAADTEVLGTLVRHHLLLVETATRRDLGDPATVSLVADAVRDPLTLELLHALTEADALATGPAAWSTWRASLVADLVKRVGVSLRDGAAPEPVTEAQPTVAAERLAVEAYRTQAPVLRLRARPTETGDGADASEAAESEPVGVELTVALPDQPGVLPAVAGVLALHRLTVRSAELRGIDPTGQGQVLLLDWRVAAEYGSLPQAERLRADLVRVLDGSLDIAGRLAEREAAYRRPRRRTLSAPPPRVTVAPLGSRLATVLEVRAGDAPGLLHRIGRALEDAGVRVRSAHVSTLGANAVDAFYVTGADGAPLPPAGATELARDLERALAG; this comes from the coding sequence ATGACGGCCCTGACACCAACCACCGGCGAGGAAGAGGGCCGCGAATCCGGCTACGCCTCGGCCCGGCTGCGCCTCCTGACCCAGGAGGCGCGGTCCGGGCCGCCGCGTCGTGAACGGCTCGCCCGGCTCACCGACGAGTGGCTCGCCGGACTGGTGCGGGCGGCCCCGCGCCCCACGCGCCTGGCCCTGGTGGCCGTCGGAGGCTACGGCCGAGGCGAGCTCTCCCCGCGCAGCGACCTCGACCTGTTGCTGCTGCACGACGGCAAGGCCGCCACCGGGGAGATCGCCGCGGTCGCCGACCGACTCTGGTACCCGGTCTGGGATCTGGGCATCGCCCTCGACCACTCCGTGCGCACCCTCGGCGAGGCCCGCGCCACCGCGTCCGACGACCTCAAGGCCCACCTCGGCCTGCTGGACGCCCGGCATGTCGCCGGCGACGCCGCGCTCACCGCCGAGCTCCGCACCGAACTCCTCGCCCAGTGGCGGGCCCAGGCCCCCGCAAGGCTTCCCGAACTCCACGAGCTGGCCCGCGAGCGCACCCACCGCCACGGCGAACTGCCGTTCCTCCTCGAACCCGACCTCAAGGAGGCCAGGGGCGGACTGCGCGACGCCACCGCGCTGCGCGCCGTCGCCGCCTCCTGGGTGGCCGACGCCCCACGCCAGGGGCTTGAGGCCGCCCGCAACACCCTGCTCGACGTGCGGGACGCGCTGCATCTGACGACGGGCCGGGCCACCGACCGGCTCGCCCTCCAGGACCAGGACCAGGTCGCCGACGCCCTCGGCGTGCTGGACGCCGACACCCTGTTGCGCCAGGTCTACGAGGCGGGACGCACCATCGCCTACGCCTCCGACGTCACCTGGCGCGAGGTGAGCCGGGTGCTTCGCGCCCGCGGCGCGCGCCGCGGGCTGCGCGGCCTGCTGGGCGGACGCGCCGGCCGCGCCGCCCCCGCCGAGCACCGCACCCCGCTGGCCGAGGGCGTGGTGGAACAGGACGGCGAGGTCGGCCTGGCCCGCGCCGCCCGCCCCGACCGGGACCCGGTGCTGCCGCTGCGCGCGGCGGCAGCCGCCGCCGAGGCCGGCCTGCCGCTGGCCCCGCCGGCCGTCGCCGCGCTGGCCGCGCAGCCGGCGGCGCTGCCGGTGCCCTGGCCGGCCGAGGCCCGCGAGCAGTTGATCACCCTGCTGGGCGCGGGGCCCGACACCGTCCCCGTCTGGGAGGCCCTGGAGGCCGGCGGGCTGATCACCCGGCTGCTCCCGGACTGGGAGCGGGTGCGCTGCCGTCCGCAGCGCAATCCGGTGCACCGGTGGACCGTCGACCGGCATCTGGTGGAGACCGCCGTGCGCGCGTCCGCGCTCACCCGCCGGGTGCGCCGTCCCGACCTGCTGCTGGTCGCCGCGCTGCTGCACGACATGGGCAAGGGCTGGCCCGGCGACCACAGCGTCGCCGGTGAGACCATCGCCAAGGACATGGCGGCCAGGATCGGCTTCAACGCCGCCGACACCGAGGTGCTCGGCACCCTGGTCCGCCACCATCTGCTGCTCGTCGAGACGGCCACCCGCAGGGACCTCGGCGATCCGGCCACCGTCTCGCTGGTGGCCGACGCCGTCCGCGACCCGCTCACCCTGGAGCTGCTGCACGCGCTCACCGAGGCCGACGCGCTCGCCACGGGACCGGCGGCCTGGTCGACCTGGCGCGCCTCGCTGGTCGCCGACCTGGTGAAGCGGGTGGGGGTCAGCCTGCGGGACGGCGCCGCGCCCGAGCCCGTCACCGAGGCCCAACCCACCGTCGCCGCCGAGCGGTTGGCCGTCGAGGCGTACCGCACCCAGGCGCCGGTGCTGCGGCTGCGCGCCCGTCCCACCGAGACCGGCGACGGCGCGGACGCGTCGGAGGCGGCGGAGTCCGAGCCCGTCGGCGTGGAGCTGACCGTCGCGCTGCCCGACCAGCCCGGGGTGCTGCCGGCCGTCGCCGGGGTGCTGGCGCTGCACCGGCTGACGGTGCGCTCCGCCGAACTGCGCGGCATCGACCCCACCGGGCAGGGGCAGGTGCTGCTGCTGGACTGGCGGGTGGCCGCCGAGTACGGCTCGCTGCCCCAGGCCGAGCGGCTCCGCGCCGATCTGGTGCGGGTGCTGGACGGATCGCTCGACATCGCGGGCCGGCTGGCCGAACGCGAGGCCGCCTACCGCCGCCCGCGTCGCCGCACCCTGAGCGCGCCTCCGCCCCGGGTCACCGTCGCCCCGCTCGGCTCCCGGCTGGCCACCGTCCTCGAGGTGCGCGCCGGGGACGCCCCCGGGCTGCTGCACCGGATCGGCCGGGCCCTGGAGGACGCCGGGGTCAGGGTCCGCAGCGCCCATGTCTCCACGCTGGGCGCCAACGCGGTCGACGCGTTCTATGTGACCGGCGCCGACGGGGCCCCTCTGCCGCCGGCCGGGGCCACCGAACTGGCCCGTGACCTGGAGCGCGCGCTGGCCGGGTAG
- a CDS encoding RNA-binding protein, which yields MLEEALEHLVKGIVDHPDEVQVASRTLRRGRVLEVRVHPDDLGKVIGRNGRTARSLRTVVGALGGKGIRVDLVDADEVR from the coding sequence ATGCTCGAGGAGGCCCTGGAACACTTGGTGAAGGGCATCGTCGATCATCCCGATGAGGTCCAGGTCGCTTCGCGCACCCTGCGTCGGGGACGCGTCCTCGAAGTCCGGGTCCACCCCGACGACCTGGGGAAGGTGATCGGCCGCAACGGTCGCACCGCGCGGTCGCTGCGCACGGTCGTGGGCGCGCTCGGCGGCAAGGGCATCCGCGTCGATCTGGTGGACGCGGACGAGGTCCGCTGA